From a single Planctellipticum variicoloris genomic region:
- a CDS encoding FHA domain-containing protein, with the protein MPVREMVNPTDAANAPVPVLLELITDGGDTEWLELAEGDLTLGTASRCDLRLTGGPALHSVVHRKGNNVWIEATDAASRLEINSRPVRRLSLRDGDRMVISGSELFVHIGESALLAARRREAQIDAANMTAEELCDRIAAEEMAIQQFEGRRRLGLQALLAALGDASGNEPDSSEAELAEARRFEELLEQIKVLSNALDNRTQILADRESELLETSSQLQSVQDRMTRQLDELMLRLNQQNGAPDELRASA; encoded by the coding sequence ATGCCCGTTCGAGAGATGGTCAATCCGACCGATGCGGCCAATGCCCCTGTTCCCGTGCTGCTGGAACTGATCACTGACGGCGGTGACACCGAGTGGCTGGAACTGGCTGAAGGGGACTTGACGCTCGGGACAGCCAGCCGGTGCGACCTGCGGTTGACCGGCGGACCAGCGCTTCATAGCGTCGTCCATCGAAAAGGGAACAACGTCTGGATCGAAGCGACCGACGCGGCCAGCCGCCTGGAGATCAACAGCAGGCCCGTGCGACGACTCTCACTGCGCGACGGCGACCGGATGGTCATCTCCGGCAGCGAACTCTTCGTCCATATCGGCGAGTCGGCGCTGCTGGCCGCCCGGAGGCGTGAGGCGCAGATCGACGCCGCGAACATGACGGCGGAAGAACTGTGTGACCGGATCGCCGCGGAGGAGATGGCGATTCAGCAATTCGAAGGTCGCCGTCGGCTCGGACTGCAGGCCCTCCTCGCAGCCCTGGGAGACGCGTCGGGAAACGAGCCCGATTCGAGCGAGGCCGAGCTGGCCGAAGCCCGTCGCTTCGAAGAGCTGCTGGAGCAGATCAAGGTTCTGTCCAACGCGCTGGACAACCGGACTCAGATCCTGGCGGACCGCGAGAGCGAGCTGCTTGAAACCAGTTCCCAACTGCAGTCGGTCCAGGACCGGATGACGCGCCAGCTCGACGAATTGATGTTGCGACTGAACCAGCAGAACGGGGCGCCCGACGAACTGCGGGCGAGCGCATAG